One segment of Acetoanaerobium noterae DNA contains the following:
- a CDS encoding aminopeptidase P family protein, which yields MCQEIKMRIQKLRELMKERGIDAYIIPSADNHQSEYVGEYFKAREYMTGFTGSAGTAIVMMDEAGLWTDGRYFLQAENQLKDTGIELYRIGNPGVPSIEKFLIDKMPESGVLGFDGRLIAMKEGSNFEQKLAGKKVSIKYDEDLVDLIWENRPEISKEKVFYLEEKYSGESTTSKLKRVREYMNATSSNYHILTSLDDIAWLFNIRGNDVKYSPFILSYAIIGLEDSKLFIDESKLSDEIKSILAHDKIELRPYNEIYEAVKEFKDSDTILLDPNGMNYALYKNLSPVSTKAEATNPTVLFKAMKNKTELDNMRNAQIKDGVALTKLMYWIKNNYKNEEITELSASDKLEEFRKQQDGYLWQSFAPICAFKDHAAMMHYSATEESNVRLVDGHLFLIDTGGNYYEGSTDITRTMALGEVSSEIKTHFTAVVRGMINLSRAKFLYGCRGYNLDILARQPIWDLDLDYKCGTGHGIGYLLSIHEGPCGFRWYVAPHIDDSNVLEEGMVITNEPGIYIDGSHGIRIENELVIRKGTQNIQGQFMYMEAITFVPIDLDAIDVKLMNREEREYLNNYHKMVYEKISPFLTEEEKIWLKEYTREINPHH from the coding sequence ATGTGTCAAGAAATTAAAATGAGAATTCAAAAGCTAAGAGAATTAATGAAAGAAAGAGGAATAGATGCATATATTATTCCTTCTGCTGACAATCACCAAAGTGAGTATGTTGGAGAATATTTCAAAGCTCGTGAATATATGACAGGGTTTACTGGTTCTGCTGGAACAGCTATTGTCATGATGGATGAGGCTGGACTTTGGACTGACGGAAGATATTTTCTTCAAGCAGAAAATCAATTAAAAGATACTGGGATTGAGCTATATAGAATAGGAAATCCTGGAGTGCCAAGCATAGAAAAATTCCTAATAGATAAGATGCCTGAATCAGGTGTTTTGGGCTTTGATGGAAGACTTATTGCTATGAAGGAAGGCAGCAATTTTGAGCAAAAGCTAGCTGGAAAAAAAGTTAGTATCAAGTATGATGAAGATTTAGTGGATTTAATTTGGGAAAATAGACCAGAGATTTCTAAAGAAAAAGTATTTTATTTAGAAGAAAAGTATTCAGGGGAGAGTACTACTTCAAAGCTTAAAAGAGTAAGAGAATACATGAATGCGACTTCTTCAAATTACCATATACTTACTAGCCTAGATGATATAGCGTGGTTATTTAACATAAGAGGAAATGACGTAAAGTATTCACCTTTTATTCTGAGCTACGCAATAATTGGTCTAGAGGATTCAAAATTATTTATTGATGAAAGCAAGTTAAGCGACGAAATTAAATCTATATTAGCTCATGATAAAATAGAATTAAGACCATACAATGAGATTTACGAGGCAGTAAAGGAATTTAAGGATTCAGATACGATATTATTAGATCCAAATGGAATGAACTACGCTTTATATAAAAATCTTTCTCCAGTTTCAACTAAAGCAGAAGCAACCAATCCAACTGTTTTATTTAAAGCTATGAAAAATAAAACAGAGCTTGATAATATGAGAAATGCTCAAATCAAAGACGGGGTTGCGCTTACAAAATTAATGTACTGGATAAAAAACAATTACAAGAATGAAGAAATAACAGAGCTTAGCGCTTCAGATAAGCTAGAAGAATTTAGAAAACAGCAAGATGGGTATCTATGGCAGAGCTTTGCACCAATATGTGCATTCAAAGACCATGCAGCCATGATGCACTACTCAGCAACAGAGGAAAGTAATGTAAGATTAGTGGATGGCCATTTGTTCTTGATTGATACAGGTGGAAACTACTACGAAGGCTCTACAGATATTACTAGAACTATGGCTCTTGGAGAAGTATCCTCTGAGATTAAGACTCATTTTACAGCTGTAGTAAGAGGTATGATTAATTTATCTAGAGCAAAGTTTTTATACGGATGCAGAGGCTACAACTTAGATATTTTAGCTAGACAGCCTATTTGGGATCTGGACTTAGATTATAAGTGTGGAACTGGTCATGGAATAGGATATCTGCTAAGTATTCATGAGGGACCTTGTGGCTTTAGATGGTATGTAGCACCACATATAGACGACTCTAATGTTTTAGAGGAAGGTATGGTTATTACAAATGAGCCTGGTATCTATATAGATGGGTCTCATGGTATTAGAATTGAAAATGAGCTAGTGATAAGAAAAGGAACTCAAAATATTCAAGGTCAGTTTATGTATATGGAAGCGATTACATTTGTTCCTATAGATTTAGATGCAATAGATGTTAAGCTTATGAATAGAGAAGAAAGAGAATATCTAAACAACTATCACAAAATGGTGTATGAGAAGATTTCTCCTTTCCTTACAGAAGAGGAAAAAATCTGGCTGAAGGAATACACAAGAGAAATTAATCCGCATCATTAG
- a CDS encoding aspartate-alanine antiporter-like transporter — protein MNLFFSPIFLIIFCMMMGSFLGNISFRKFKLGSSMSLFIGLFISFFINKNNLSEINIPNELFNVVLIGFIASVGLKASKNIRTIISSHGIKFIILSFFITAVGASCTFLFIKLYPDLAFSIIGAYEGGLTSSPGLATALEISQSKLADASIGLGYSIAYVPGILVVMFYSSWIGKRNSSALKSKSKPIDSTIKYPFHIWKFLFVVVTGLVIGNFKIKISSFMVFSLGITGGVLISALFLGSYFKSLQFENTALDVIRDISLNGFLAIVGLDYGYTAINAVMDSGVVLLIIGLAIASISVIAGHIMGYYILKIEPVYLVGGICGGMTSTPGLACAVEAFESEDVTLGYGAAYPFALVGMILWTNILISLSS, from the coding sequence ATGAATTTATTTTTTTCACCTATATTTTTGATTATTTTCTGCATGATGATGGGCTCGTTTCTTGGGAATATCAGCTTTAGAAAATTTAAGCTAGGAAGCTCAATGTCTTTATTTATAGGACTTTTTATTAGCTTTTTTATAAATAAAAATAATCTAAGTGAAATTAATATTCCAAATGAGCTATTCAATGTTGTATTGATTGGATTTATAGCCTCCGTTGGCCTTAAGGCTTCAAAAAACATTAGAACTATAATTTCTAGTCATGGAATAAAGTTTATTATACTTTCATTTTTTATTACGGCTGTAGGTGCAAGCTGTACTTTTTTATTTATTAAGCTATACCCTGATTTAGCATTTTCGATTATAGGCGCCTATGAAGGTGGGCTGACTAGTTCACCAGGTCTTGCAACAGCTCTTGAGATAAGCCAAAGCAAGCTTGCAGATGCATCTATAGGGCTAGGATATTCAATTGCCTATGTACCTGGAATACTAGTTGTGATGTTTTATTCATCTTGGATTGGAAAACGAAATTCCAGTGCTTTAAAAAGTAAATCAAAGCCAATAGATTCTACTATAAAATATCCTTTTCACATTTGGAAATTTTTATTTGTAGTAGTAACTGGACTTGTAATTGGAAATTTTAAAATTAAAATTTCAAGCTTTATGGTTTTTTCTTTAGGTATAACTGGAGGGGTGCTAATTAGTGCGCTTTTTTTAGGAAGCTATTTCAAATCACTTCAATTTGAGAATACAGCTCTAGATGTTATTAGGGATATCTCTTTAAATGGATTTTTGGCTATTGTTGGTCTGGATTATGGATATACAGCTATTAACGCAGTCATGGATTCAGGGGTGGTTTTATTGATCATAGGCTTGGCTATAGCTAGCATAAGTGTAATAGCAGGGCATATTATGGGCTATTACATTTTGAAAATAGAACCTGTTTACTTAGTTGGGGGTATTTGTGGAGGAATGACAAGTACACCAGGATTAGCCTGCGCAGTAGAAGCCTTTGAATCTGAAGATGTGACTCTAGGCTACGGAGCTGCTTACCCCTTTGCTCTTGTTGGTATGATACTTTGGACGAATATTCTTATTTCGCTTAGCTCATAA
- a CDS encoding nitrite/sulfite reductase domain-containing protein, whose protein sequence is MPQVAYGNLQKIKNGKRLYSITPRIPGGFVSATNLEKFAEVARKYKCSIKLTSGQRIMLIGLKEEDVAKAYEDLGLEPAVKSQYSVKNVEICPGEICKRSRQNSLALGLRLERRFYGAPAPNRTKIGVVGCLNACTSVHAKDIGVLANEEGFIVIAGGSAGYHPRLSDKIAENLTADEAYMMVEAVYDYYCEIAPMGEKLGNTIDRVGLDKFIEDVKKIYEKKKIGGQNE, encoded by the coding sequence ATGCCACAAGTAGCATATGGAAATTTACAAAAAATAAAAAATGGAAAAAGACTTTATAGTATTACTCCCCGTATTCCTGGCGGTTTTGTAAGTGCAACAAATTTAGAAAAATTTGCTGAAGTTGCAAGAAAATACAAATGCTCTATCAAGCTAACCTCTGGTCAAAGAATAATGCTAATAGGATTGAAAGAAGAAGATGTTGCAAAAGCATATGAGGATTTAGGACTTGAGCCAGCAGTAAAAAGTCAATATTCAGTTAAAAATGTAGAAATTTGTCCAGGAGAAATTTGCAAAAGAAGTCGTCAAAATTCTTTAGCCTTAGGCCTAAGATTAGAAAGAAGATTTTATGGCGCCCCTGCTCCAAACAGAACAAAGATTGGCGTAGTTGGATGTCTTAATGCTTGTACTAGTGTTCATGCAAAAGACATCGGAGTTCTTGCTAATGAAGAAGGGTTCATTGTTATAGCTGGAGGAAGCGCAGGTTATCACCCTAGACTTTCTGATAAAATCGCAGAGAATCTAACTGCTGATGAAGCATATATGATGGTTGAAGCTGTATATGATTACTACTGCGAGATTGCACCTATGGGTGAAAAGCTAGGTAATACAATAGACAGAGTAGGATTAGACAAATTTATCGAAGATGTAAAAAAAATATATGAGAAAAAGAAAATTGGAGGACAAAATGAGTAG
- a CDS encoding DUF1858 domain-containing protein produces the protein MITKEMIIADIIKDNPKAAEILMANGMGCLGCPSAQSEPLSMAADIHGLNLEKLLAELNA, from the coding sequence ATGATAACTAAAGAAATGATTATAGCAGATATTATTAAAGACAACCCTAAGGCAGCAGAGATATTAATGGCAAATGGTATGGGATGCTTGGGATGCCCGTCAGCACAAAGCGAGCCTCTATCAATGGCAGCTGATATCCACGGACTAAATTTAGAAAAGCTTTTAGCTGAACTTAATGCATAA
- a CDS encoding GGDEF domain-containing protein, whose protein sequence is MKRFKDQFRDNILVIMTVFIMLIIVLTIKTFDYMITNQQDDDIQQLSGFIMNSIENSVSAEDLIQNYLVEILENVTYQVEEDLSGVELSTIDVNFLEEIKSRYKLSEVALFRKLEDDIIIETSTAEHEIGLSTKDWGFWYDAFSQLLDDKEVTVGKGISKGRFWAGPRSLAYGQDGYYIFTYYKLENQPYLLNLYVDDMNAFGLVKKNDPNALLKNILDESEFIHEIAVINVEAWNDRFTEEKRAHLQDFTVEYGAYSAFTAHDTYYLNKINSMGLNSSIKKSVTIEGKEYTKIYKKLRNDQAIIFLIDDSDKEYLKRRMIWIILGGLLLICITGFFMVFSYTKSYSELLKLERKRLKIANEYRHTVQILPSIILRLVKNRDNIIVKHCEGKALSELGIDASSAHDKLLEEVLPKDYYKLAVEGISQACKNREYIFEHSFNKKVYENKVQLIADISDEHIQEIIIFANDITRIRESEDKAKYLAYHDNLTDLPNRLCLKERVEALIKEMDRHFIMCFIDLDGFKEINDTAGHDVGDKLLKAMADRISGLAENDDFAARIGGDEFAFIFMDIDSDNQIKEKVNNLSKIIAAPFTIDGQSYSLTSSIGVSRFPKDALSYNELIKKSDLAMYEIKDNGKDGFKIFTSEEMV, encoded by the coding sequence ATGAAAAGATTTAAAGACCAGTTTAGAGATAATATTTTAGTTATAATGACTGTATTTATAATGCTTATAATTGTTCTTACTATAAAAACCTTTGACTATATGATTACGAATCAGCAGGATGATGATATACAGCAGCTGTCAGGATTTATAATGAACTCTATAGAAAATTCAGTAAGCGCAGAGGATTTAATTCAAAATTATTTAGTTGAAATTTTAGAAAATGTCACTTATCAGGTTGAAGAAGACCTAAGTGGTGTTGAGCTATCTACAATAGACGTTAATTTTTTAGAAGAGATAAAGTCTAGATACAAATTATCAGAGGTAGCGCTTTTTAGAAAATTAGAAGACGATATTATAATTGAAACATCTACAGCAGAGCATGAGATAGGGCTTTCTACTAAAGATTGGGGTTTTTGGTATGATGCATTTTCTCAGCTTTTGGACGACAAAGAGGTAACTGTAGGAAAAGGCATATCTAAGGGTAGGTTCTGGGCAGGGCCGAGGTCTCTTGCTTATGGTCAAGATGGGTACTATATCTTTACTTATTATAAGCTTGAAAATCAGCCATATCTGCTTAATTTATACGTAGATGATATGAATGCTTTTGGCCTAGTGAAGAAAAACGATCCGAATGCTTTACTAAAAAATATTTTAGATGAAAGTGAGTTTATCCATGAAATAGCTGTTATAAATGTCGAGGCATGGAATGATAGATTTACTGAAGAAAAAAGAGCTCATTTGCAGGATTTTACTGTAGAATATGGAGCTTATTCAGCTTTTACTGCTCATGATACCTATTATCTGAATAAGATAAATTCAATGGGGCTAAATTCGAGTATTAAAAAATCAGTCACTATTGAAGGCAAGGAATATACTAAGATTTATAAAAAACTAAGAAACGACCAAGCAATAATTTTTTTAATAGACGATTCAGACAAGGAATATCTAAAAAGAAGAATGATTTGGATTATCTTAGGCGGACTTCTGCTTATATGCATAACAGGATTTTTTATGGTTTTTTCCTATACTAAAAGCTATAGTGAGCTTCTTAAGCTAGAGAGAAAACGGCTAAAAATTGCCAATGAATATAGACACACTGTACAGATACTTCCGAGTATAATTTTAAGACTGGTAAAAAATAGAGACAATATAATTGTAAAGCACTGTGAAGGAAAAGCTTTATCAGAGCTAGGGATAGATGCTTCCTCTGCCCATGACAAGCTTCTTGAAGAGGTTCTTCCAAAGGATTATTACAAGCTGGCAGTAGAAGGGATATCACAGGCATGCAAAAATAGGGAGTATATCTTTGAACATAGCTTTAATAAAAAAGTATATGAAAATAAAGTTCAGCTTATAGCAGATATTTCTGACGAGCATATTCAAGAGATAATTATTTTTGCTAATGACATTACAAGAATTAGAGAATCAGAAGATAAAGCTAAATATCTTGCTTATCACGATAATTTGACTGACTTGCCAAACAGACTTTGCCTCAAGGAGAGAGTTGAGGCTTTGATTAAAGAAATGGATAGACATTTTATTATGTGCTTTATCGATTTAGATGGATTTAAAGAAATCAATGACACTGCTGGTCATGATGTAGGAGACAAATTGCTCAAAGCAATGGCGGATAGGATAAGCGGATTAGCAGAGAATGATGATTTTGCAGCTAGAATAGGTGGAGATGAATTTGCTTTTATATTTATGGACATAGATTCAGATAACCAAATAAAAGAAAAAGTAAATAATCTATCCAAAATTATAGCAGCTCCATTTACAATTGATGGGCAGTCCTACAGCCTTACTTCAAGCATAGGGGTAAGCAGATTTCCAAAGGACGCTCTATCTTATAATGAGCTGATTAAAAAATCTGACTTAGCCATGTACGAAATCAAAGATAACGGCAAGGATGGGTTCAAGATATTTACATCGGAAGAAATGGTTTAA
- a CDS encoding papain-like cysteine protease family protein → MKKQIFAFALTALVVGGSIVPSFADDNTIKDAIQSKPEMIKGLDYNEYAGADAYNNAGDNLNSKFYKAPDFYNMVSDDQITIIPKFKTMQQTTEWSCGNVTALMVLENLGIKGFTEMQLAEMMGSSVDKDVEGAKPGSANNFFEYGTNVKQLYDFFSTQKDLKVLETSYIANPKAEDLTSENDGLSTADFGNIKPTFSSSSLYASENSDTTEAWVEDAKDSYFVKWLTGHLKEGRPIMVEWGDWDGHWQAIIGYDNNGTPSIGDDVLVFADPYDTSDHWQDGYYFYPLERWFYMWQDRKVAPKPYQLQPYIVVDTVEN, encoded by the coding sequence ATGAAAAAACAGATTTTTGCTTTTGCGCTGACTGCTCTAGTAGTTGGGGGAAGTATTGTACCTTCATTTGCAGATGACAATACTATAAAGGATGCAATTCAAAGCAAGCCAGAAATGATTAAAGGATTGGATTACAACGAATATGCAGGGGCTGATGCTTATAATAATGCAGGAGATAATTTGAATTCTAAGTTTTATAAAGCTCCTGATTTTTATAACATGGTATCTGATGACCAGATTACTATAATACCAAAATTTAAAACAATGCAACAAACTACAGAATGGTCTTGTGGAAACGTGACAGCTCTTATGGTATTAGAGAATTTAGGAATAAAAGGGTTTACTGAAATGCAATTAGCAGAGATGATGGGTTCTTCTGTTGATAAGGACGTAGAGGGAGCTAAGCCTGGCTCAGCAAATAACTTTTTTGAGTATGGAACGAATGTAAAGCAGTTATATGACTTTTTCAGTACTCAAAAGGATTTAAAGGTTTTAGAAACAAGCTACATAGCTAATCCTAAGGCTGAAGATTTGACATCTGAAAATGATGGTTTAAGTACAGCTGATTTTGGGAACATAAAACCTACATTTTCAAGCTCTAGTCTTTATGCATCTGAAAACAGCGATACTACTGAGGCTTGGGTTGAAGATGCAAAGGATTCATATTTTGTAAAATGGCTGACAGGCCATTTAAAAGAAGGACGTCCTATCATGGTTGAGTGGGGAGACTGGGATGGACATTGGCAAGCAATAATAGGCTATGACAACAATGGAACACCTAGTATAGGGGATGATGTTTTAGTTTTTGCAGATCCTTATGATACATCTGACCACTGGCAAGATGGATATTATTTCTATCCACTAGAGAGATGGTTTTATATGTGGCAAGATAGAAAGGTAGCACCAAAGCCTTACCAGCTTCAGCCATATATAGTAGTAGATACAGTTGAAAATTAG
- a CDS encoding DNA-deoxyinosine glycosylase, with the protein MRASHEFPPVFDENSEILILGSFPSVKSRQESFFYANPQNRFWKLMAQLLNESTPKDTKDKIVMLKKHKIALWDVIESCDIVGSSDSSISNVVPVDISQILSRANIIKVYANGGKAFELYNKYLYPKTQLEITKLPSTSPANAGYSFDKLLSEWKKILE; encoded by the coding sequence ATGAGAGCAAGTCACGAATTTCCTCCTGTATTTGATGAAAACTCAGAAATTTTGATTTTAGGAAGTTTTCCATCTGTTAAATCAAGACAAGAAAGCTTTTTTTACGCAAATCCTCAAAATAGATTTTGGAAGCTGATGGCACAGTTGCTAAATGAATCTACTCCAAAGGATACTAAGGATAAAATTGTCATGCTAAAAAAACACAAAATTGCTCTATGGGATGTTATTGAATCCTGTGATATTGTTGGTTCAAGTGATAGCTCAATTTCAAATGTAGTTCCAGTAGATATATCACAGATACTTAGTAGGGCAAACATTATAAAGGTATATGCCAATGGTGGAAAGGCTTTTGAGCTTTATAATAAATATCTTTATCCTAAAACACAGCTAGAAATAACTAAGCTTCCTTCAACTAGCCCAGCAAATGCTGGATATTCCTTCGATAAGCTTTTATCAGAGTGGAAGAAAATCTTAGAATAA
- a CDS encoding pyridoxal-phosphate dependent enzyme yields MHLSGQTPLFRAKNLEKYLGIESIYLKLEGANPTGHKNDRIAEALCKYAKTKGYEKLLIHGSERYYKSIIYFADYLELECYGQVIKSDLNISKKKQFQNINWVDIKIKKNEDEVTQIENYAKENGMFLLSEWEKKPFIRSLAIQSIMEEISQKLKSPTSVWSQAKGGYTIMSLYHQIMRSWIDEDIDTMPELHCGVSKLVVDKMSDTPQNQPKFKEILEGMQSIMANTETIIHSIEEEKLTEAVKLIKKLENVTISKNEAYSLAAFLASEHKEGTHVILLNDGRSDIEIKEISKLPDIDMEEIVKCTRELLQPYHDSYEETIDAVKKAVKLGYIFTAKRNNKIEGICIIVHMGFEDFIPTYHLAYIGVKSGNAGRGVATSLINAAVDKTGGKMSLHVDIPNKRAKKLYEKMGFVHCYDRMLYKG; encoded by the coding sequence ATGCATTTAAGCGGACAGACACCGTTATTTAGAGCTAAGAATTTAGAAAAGTATTTGGGGATAGAAAGTATTTATCTTAAACTAGAAGGAGCCAATCCAACAGGGCATAAGAATGACAGAATAGCAGAGGCACTTTGCAAGTATGCTAAAACCAAGGGTTATGAAAAATTGTTAATACACGGCTCAGAGAGATACTACAAATCTATAATATATTTTGCTGACTACTTAGAACTAGAGTGTTATGGCCAGGTTATAAAATCAGATTTAAATATCAGTAAGAAAAAGCAATTCCAAAATATAAACTGGGTTGACATAAAAATCAAAAAAAATGAAGATGAGGTAACTCAGATTGAAAATTATGCTAAGGAAAATGGAATGTTTTTACTTAGCGAGTGGGAGAAAAAACCATTTATCAGAAGCCTTGCTATCCAAAGCATAATGGAGGAGATATCTCAAAAATTAAAAAGCCCTACATCTGTCTGGTCTCAGGCAAAAGGTGGATACACTATCATGAGTCTATATCATCAGATAATGAGAAGCTGGATAGATGAAGATATCGATACAATGCCAGAGCTTCACTGTGGGGTGAGCAAGCTTGTAGTTGATAAAATGTCAGATACGCCTCAAAATCAGCCTAAATTTAAAGAAATATTAGAAGGCATGCAAAGTATAATGGCAAATACTGAGACTATAATTCACAGTATCGAAGAAGAAAAACTTACTGAAGCTGTTAAGCTAATCAAAAAATTAGAAAACGTTACAATATCAAAGAATGAAGCCTATTCATTAGCAGCCTTTTTAGCTAGTGAGCATAAAGAAGGTACACATGTAATCCTATTAAATGATGGAAGAAGCGACATAGAAATAAAAGAAATATCAAAGCTACCAGATATTGATATGGAGGAGATAGTAAAATGCACTAGAGAACTGCTTCAGCCCTATCATGATAGCTACGAAGAAACCATTGATGCAGTAAAAAAAGCTGTAAAATTAGGCTATATATTTACTGCAAAAAGAAATAATAAGATTGAGGGAATATGTATAATAGTGCATATGGGATTTGAAGATTTTATCCCGACTTATCACCTTGCTTATATTGGAGTAAAAAGCGGTAATGCTGGCAGAGGGGTTGCTACCTCTCTCATAAATGCAGCTGTAGATAAAACTGGCGGGAAAATGTCTCTTCATGTAGATATACCAAACAAAAGAGCAAAAAAACTATATGAAAAAATGGGATTTGTTCATTGCTACGATAGAATGCTATATAAGGGCTAA